The DNA segment CAGATTAGTCCATTTATTAGGGTGAAAATGCTGCAAACTTTCTGACAATTTAATTTTATTGGGAGCACAATGCAGCAAAATGGTCAgtttattaaatacaaaaaaacagcagattaaggtgaaaaaaaaataaaattaggaaataattatataaaataaaaaaataattaaatataattaggaacaaaattctgttttttttccaggacacaatgcttttgtttattatattgtttactGCAAACTAGTCAGTTCATATTCCCTGCTTTTCATTCCTGGACAATGGCTACTTATTTACGACAGGCTGCCGTAAAGCAGGTGCAGTTTAAACGTGGAGGTTTTGAGAGTGCTCTGTAGGTCGGTGTTGGCTTTAACCAATGCCCACCTGTTTGTTCAAGTACGCTAATAACATCAGAGCCCGGAAGTCACTCCTCACTCTCATTTAACTTGTTTGGAGGACGCACCACGAAATAACTTCACTTGCAAACAACTGCAAAGCACGCATCACTTTGTGGAAACGGACCGCAACGACAGTAGAGTCGACTACCGACACGCAGACAGACTGTGGACAAGGTAAGTGGCATTAAGCACTATGCTACTTTAATGTACATGCCACACCACGAGTGCTGATTAAATTCGCAACCGTACGGAATGTAGCAAATGAGTCCCTATTTTACAGAGAAATTGAATAGAAAATACTTTATGGGATTCCACTGTTGTGACCGCCATCTTTGAAGTCTTATTCAGTGCGCGCATGACATGTGTGGTCTTCTTCGCTTTTCTTTGTATGTGGCAGCATTACAGCACCACACGCAGGTTGGCGTGTGTACTACACTGTACGTTTTATAAAgggcagctacacacgataatccGCACAGAAAGCTATTTTAAGagtctattttaatttttttcaacaatttagTCCCACTTAGCTTGTACGCGGGCAGGCCTATATAAAGAATCTCTTTGAAACAGaccgttcagagccatcccaaagttcACTTAAAAATgcgcaaacgtcattatctgaaactattacatcatttaacatgagaatacaacattccaactacatttataggtcagaataaTTTATTCCCTTTTAAATAATAGGGCCCCTTTAAGTGTTCACATGGGGGCGCCTTGACTATGTACAAAATGCATTTAATTTAGTACCAAATGTAATGATTTGTTGGTAAGATGGcaatctatggtaatggtaatggtttaatttcatttgaacatgcatcagattacaattgagtgcatcacataatcagttcacagttccacatgtccaaaaggagtaggaagaagcaaagcttattaaatcctacccctccatctggtacttttacaatcagtaactgttacatttgttcacttcctgctttcctaatatggttaaaggttatttttattaaatttttttatttatttaatttttttgtcacgtgccgaagtacgaggtgatatgaccatacctatttagcgtcaaaataggtatttcccatgaaatacatgttttcttgcgcttcctgctttcttaatatagtttaagtttttttaattgtttttatttagttttattttttattttattattaatctaTGAAACTGATTGTGAGATGACACACATGGAACTGACCTCATACTTCTGCTTCATGTACTTGTACTGAAGTTCAAACTTCTCTGCCTCCAGTTGGCGCATCCAGTCTGACAGCTCCTTGACTTTTTGCCtgttttattgattgattgattgattaattgattgataCAGGCCATGAATGGATAGACTAGATTAAGTAACGTCACCTGAGTTGGTCCTCCCTCAGGTGATCGATGTTCAGCTCCTTGCGCCGCTCATTCAGgatcttcctcttcttctcccgCTCAGTTTGTCTTTTCGGCCCGGTCTGTGTCTGCGCCAGGATGGGAATAACGTTTCATTTTGGCTTTAGTGAtgctggtgtacctaatgaagagACCATTGAGGTGACGTGTTTTTTACCTTATAACCAGTGAAGCTCAAGTTGCTCAGGATCAGCTTCTTCCTGGCGTCGTCGTCTGCTTTCTTCTtagcctcttcctcctctttcctGGCTTTCTCCTCCTGCCGGGAAaagatattattaatatcaatatttggatccgcaatttttttaatgtgtgtatAATTGCGGCATGAAGGTCGTAGGTCAAATGTTCAAAAACAAGACTGAATAGAGTAGAACTAGATTTTAAGCGAAAACCGTGACGTAGATCGTTACCGCCAGTTTGttctgtctttctttttccCTCTCGGCTCTGATCTTCATCTGCTCTGCTCTCTCGGACCTGCGCTTCTCCTGACGTCGGAAAAAGAGACAATAATAAATGTCGCTTTTTGATGATGGCATTTTCTCGTTGCCGTGAACGCACAATGCGGTCGGTGAGGCTGAGgagttcctcttcctcctttttgCGCTTCTCAAAGTGATCCTCGATTAGCGTTTGGAGTTCCGTCAGGTCCTTCTCCATGCGTTTTCGGTGGATGTCCTCAAGACCCACCACAAAGACTTAGATGGTTAGATGTCAAAATTCAGACGTAAACCTGTGCAACTTACATCAAAGTCCACTTTTTCTCCATCTGGAATTTTGGGAGCAGCCAAGTTGGGAACAAAAGCATGCCTGAAGGAAATAAACCACCCCTTAACAATCTCTTCATGTGATTTATGCTTTACTTAAAAGGATTTGTTTATTACTTTGACTTCCTCTTGGCATCTTCTGCACATCcatgtcatgaaaaaaaagcaaaatgtcaACAAGCCACTTAATGTACAAGCATGACTGCTTTCACAAGTCATCCATACCTCCATCATGATCTTCCCCAGCATCTGTTGAAAGGCAGAGATGtcacaaaacacttttaaacCTTCATATTTAGGATTGAATATACTATACATCACAATATTAAGTCCACCTGTGCAATGCCAGGTGGTATACATTGTTATTAGACTGTGCCGGTGTACCT comes from the Doryrhamphus excisus isolate RoL2022-K1 chromosome 18, RoL_Dexc_1.0, whole genome shotgun sequence genome and includes:
- the LOC131106481 gene encoding troponin T, cardiac muscle isoforms-like isoform X2; translation: MEKDLTELQTLIEDHFEKRKKEEEELLSLTDRIEKRRSERAEQMKIRAEREKERQNKLAEEKARKEEEEAKKKADDDARKKLILSNLSFTGYKTQTGPKRQTEREKKRKILNERRKELNIDHLREDQLRQKVKELSDWMRQLEAEKFELQYKYMKQKYEVTVLRNRVSDHQKISKGSRTKRGLRK
- the LOC131106481 gene encoding troponin T, cardiac muscle-like isoform X1, with protein sequence MSMLLCLPANSSCLLCTEEDEEAEEEEIDEEEVEDAGEDHDGEDAKRKSKHAFVPNLAAPKIPDGEKVDFDDIHRKRMEKDLTELQTLIEDHFEKRKKEEEELLSLTDRIEKRRSERAEQMKIRAEREKERQNKLAEEKARKEEEEAKKKADDDARKKLILSNLSFTGYKTQTGPKRQTEREKKRKILNERRKELNIDHLREDQLRQKVKELSDWMRQLEAEKFELQYKYMKQKYEVTVLRNRVSDHQKISKGSRTKRGLRK